The nucleotide window TTTTCGAGATCGGTGTTGGTCAGCACCTTTTCAGGAGCATACCTGCCAAAACCGCGAATGATGAAATTGATCATGGAGGGGTGTGTATGCCAATGCACTCGTACGGTCAAGCCGGGCAAGGACTTGCACAAGGATTGGCCTGCGGGCTGACCGGTCTAGGCGGCGCTCTTCTCCGACTTGCCGTTCAGTCCCTGATGGTCGGCCAGCTTCTCCACCAGATGCTCGTGCGCCCGGTTGCGCACCGAGGTGGCGGCCATGCGGATGCAGTTGACCATGGCCAGCTGATTGGACTTGCCGTGGGCGACGAGGACGATGTCCTTGAGACCCAGCAACGGCGCGCCGCCGTATTCGGCATAGTCGGTCACTTTCCTGAACCGCTTGAACGCCCTCATGGACAACAGCGTGCCGAGCTTGGACAGCCAGCTCGACTTCAGCTCGTCCTTGAGGATGCGGCCGAGGGAAGTGGCCAGTCCTTCGGAGAGCTTCAGGGCCACGTTGCCCACAAAGCCGTCGCAGACCACGATATCCACCTCGCCGGTGAAGATGTCGCGGCCCTCGACGTTGCCGATGAACCGCAACTGGGACTTCTTGAGCAGGTCGAAAGCCTCGCGCACGGCAGCGTTGCCCTTGCCCTCCTCCTCGCCGATGGACAGGATGCCGACCGACGGTTTGTCCAGACCCAGGACGTCGCGCGCGAACACGTCGGCCATGAGCCCGAACTGGAAAAGGTGCTGGGGCTTGGAGTCCACGTTGGCGCCCACGTCGATGAGCACCACCGGGTTCTTCTCGGTGGGCAGGATGCCCGCCAGCGCCGGACGCTGAACGCCCTTGATGCGGCCGAGCACGAACATGCCGCAGGCCACGGTGGCCCCGGAATTGCCTGCGGAAACCACGCCGTGGGCCTCGCCGTCCTTGACCAGACGGCAGGCCACCTGGATGGACGAGTCCTTCTTGCGCCGGAGCGCGTCGGCGGGCTTGTCGTCCATCTCCACGACCTGGGAGGCATGCACGACCCGGATGTCCAGCCCTTCGGCATCGCATCCGGCCAATTCCGCATTGACGACCGCTTCGTCGCCGACCAACGCAATGGCTATGCCCTCGCGCGCAGCTTCCACTGCGGCGGGCACGACCACCTGGGGACCGAAATCGCCCCCCATTGCATCCACGGCAATGCGCGGAGCCGATGTTGCGCCGGTGCTAGGCATCGTCGCCGCTGACTACCTGACGACCCTTGTAGGTGCCGCAGACGGAACAGGCGCGATGAGGAAGAGTGGGTTCGCCGCATTCGCAGTAGACGACGTTGGGAGCCGCCACCTGATCGTGGGAGCGACGCATGCCCTTGCGGGACTTGGAAGTCTTTTTCTTGGGGACTGCCATGATGTATACCTCTTAAGTAATATGATGTCGTTTGTCCGCCCGCCCGAATCCGTAGTCCGTCCGGGCAAGGGGCGTTACTTTATCTTCAAGTTGCGGAAAACCGCAAGTCTTTCGTCGCCCTCTTCCTGCTCACACACGCAGGCCTCGGTATTGAGGTCCTTGCCGCAACCGGGGCAGATGCCCTTGCACTCCTCGGAGCACAACGGCTTGAACGGCAGGGTCAGGGCGAATTCCTCCCAGAGGACCGCGCCCAGGTCGAGCTGGAGCTGACCGTTTTCCTCGCGCACCCTCGGCACTTCGTCGTACTCCCCGTCCGGGAGCTGCTCAAAGGTGTCGAAGGCGACGTCGATCTCCTGCTCGAACAACCCCGCGCACCGGTCGCAGGCCAGGTTCACGCTCCCCTTGAGGGTGCCGCGAACCAGCGCGCCGTTGTCGGACTGGGGAAGGATGGTGTATTCGGCCACCAGGTCGCGTCCCGGACGCACGGCGAGCTTGAACTCCCGCCACGCCTCGCGCCAAAGCGCCTGGTCGTCAAAGGTGTAACTCCTGCCCTCGGCGGCGATGTCGCTGATCGGTAACCATAATTCAAACATACTATCCTCCGCCTGTCCGGTTGATCGGAGTATGCCATGTGCACGGCGCAAGGAAAAGGCCGCCCGGAGCGATGTCTACCATACGCGGGGACCGGACTTCTCCGCAGCAACGCAGCACACGGTGCGCTCTGGTCAACCAGCCGTTAGGGCTGGGCAACCGGTGCTTCCTATGTGGAACAATATCATCTGTCAAGAAAAAAACCCTTGCCATTTGCCTGCAGGCTGGGTAATGAATCACTCCCGCTGCCTGGGGGAGCTACCAACTCCGGGCGACGAGCAAAGATTTTAATTGAACTATTTCATTTGAATACATCAGGAGGTCGCAATGTCCCAGGTTTGCGATATTTGTGGAAAAGGCCCCCAGAGCGGCAACAACGTCAGCCACTCCCACATCAAGACCAAACGCCGCTTCATGCCCAACCTGCAGAAGGTTCGCCACCAGCTCGAATCCGGCCAGGTCGTCAGCATCAAGGCCTGCACCCGCTGCATCCGTAATGGTGCCGTGGTCAAGCCCGTTGCCCGCAAAAAAGAAGAAGCCTAAGTCCGCTTAGCTTTTCCGGCTTGTAAAGCTATGCTGCCATCGTCACATGACGATGGCAGCTTTTTTGCGTTCTTTTGCCTGGCTCGTCATGGTCTTCGGAGAGGAGCCATGTGCAGTAATTGACGCCCGGACTGTGCACCATACTGCACAGGTGCACATCCTCGCTCCGCCCGATTTCCTGCAACAACATGAAATCACGACATATTCGTTTTGGCACAGGGTATGCTTAGTCTTCCGCAAACGACACGGAAGGTGACAGCTATGGATTTTTTAAGTTTCAGTAATTGGTGCAACGGCCCCGGGTATTGGCAGGGCGGAGGCGGCGGAGGATGGAGCGGCTGGATGATGCCCTTCCATTTCGGCGGCATCCTGCAACTGGTCATCCTGGGACTGATCGTCTACTTCACGGTGCGGATGTTCCGCAAACCGACCAGCGCCGCAGGCCCGGACTCTGCGGAGGCAACCCTCCGCGAACGGTTCGCCATGGGCGAAATCGATGCCCAGACATACGAGTCCATGCGAAAGGAACTCAGAAAATAGTTCGAGAACAGAATACCTCCTCTCCCCATGAGAAAGCCCCCGCCGGATTTATCCGACGGGGGCTTTCCATTGATCATGCCTGATGCCTAGAGTTCCACGGCCCTTCTCATGCGGGCCAGGGTTTGTTCCTTGCCCAACACCATCATGGTCTCGAACAGGCCCGGAGACTGGGTCTTGCCGACGATGGCCACACGGATGGGCTGGGCGATGACCTTGAACTTGATGTCCTTTTCCTCGAGGAATCCGCGATGCAGGTCCTCAAGGGACTGCTCGGTGAATTCGGCCAGCGCCTCGATGCGGTCGGCGATGTCTTCGAGCAGGGGCTTGGTCTCGTCGGTGAGGAACTTCTTCACCGCTGCCTCGTCATAGGGCAGGAACGGGGCGTCCACGATGAAGGGACGGGATTGCTCCAGCATGT belongs to Pseudodesulfovibrio portus and includes:
- the rpmF gene encoding 50S ribosomal protein L32, translating into MAVPKKKTSKSRKGMRRSHDQVAAPNVVYCECGEPTLPHRACSVCGTYKGRQVVSGDDA
- the plsX gene encoding phosphate acyltransferase PlsX produces the protein MPSTGATSAPRIAVDAMGGDFGPQVVVPAAVEAAREGIAIALVGDEAVVNAELAGCDAEGLDIRVVHASQVVEMDDKPADALRRKKDSSIQVACRLVKDGEAHGVVSAGNSGATVACGMFVLGRIKGVQRPALAGILPTEKNPVVLIDVGANVDSKPQHLFQFGLMADVFARDVLGLDKPSVGILSIGEEEGKGNAAVREAFDLLKKSQLRFIGNVEGRDIFTGEVDIVVCDGFVGNVALKLSEGLATSLGRILKDELKSSWLSKLGTLLSMRAFKRFRKVTDYAEYGGAPLLGLKDIVLVAHGKSNQLAMVNCIRMAATSVRNRAHEHLVEKLADHQGLNGKSEKSAA
- a CDS encoding SHOCT domain-containing protein, whose amino-acid sequence is MMPFHFGGILQLVILGLIVYFTVRMFRKPTSAAGPDSAEATLRERFAMGEIDAQTYESMRKELRK
- a CDS encoding YceD family protein, whose protein sequence is MFELWLPISDIAAEGRSYTFDDQALWREAWREFKLAVRPGRDLVAEYTILPQSDNGALVRGTLKGSVNLACDRCAGLFEQEIDVAFDTFEQLPDGEYDEVPRVREENGQLQLDLGAVLWEEFALTLPFKPLCSEECKGICPGCGKDLNTEACVCEQEEGDERLAVFRNLKIK
- the rpmB gene encoding 50S ribosomal protein L28, yielding MSQVCDICGKGPQSGNNVSHSHIKTKRRFMPNLQKVRHQLESGQVVSIKACTRCIRNGAVVKPVARKKEEA